In a genomic window of Rhododendron vialii isolate Sample 1 chromosome 12a, ASM3025357v1:
- the LOC131309699 gene encoding putative late blight resistance protein homolog R1A-10: protein MSDAAVEFLVENLKQLVVDNATLFNNVRGEVDRLIRDLPLLKAVIEVSTEKGIEDAVVKALVSRIRAVTFEAEDAIDCYMVEATVQKGKKWLLKVFGGLDHASKLREVANKVQTIKEEVDNNQMLREALQNRDPAGRKRMERRLPDVEKDNVVGFDEATTTLIDRLTKNTEDLQVISIIGMGGLGKTTLADKVYNDPRVSREFTTRVWVYVSQSCRRDLFLEILKYVTQVTSAMYTMGEDELAEEVRRNLTLKYLIVVDDVWEKEDWESIKEAFPNTRNGSRILLTSRNYPVAVHADPFSQPYKLDFLTHPQSWKLIQKKVFAGGDCPQEDLTDVGIRIAIQCNGLPLAVVVIAGMLQKNISKDAWETIAKSVKAFLVRREEDLMEVLALSYYHLPPHLKACFLYFGVFPQDYKIPFWILIRLWIAERFVQTWENVCLEEMAEEHLNDLVERNLLLVEQRSFSGQIKTCRIHDMLRSLCLREALAENFLLEIKEGGSNSSSDLAPAVSTINHRLCIHSGVLKYIATKPSWPHVRSFLCFAKDQVDLPRELVGYIPDEFKLLRVYHIRPISFPRFPSEIEQLVHLAYVAFSGDFKTIPAAVSNLRNLQTLIAHTTSRTTRTIDFKADIWKMLKLRHLHTNKPSQLHDPVAKKTKDHDSLQTLTTITPQSCTQCVLGQTPCLKKLGIRGKLATLLEEKGGSLFDNLTTLKQLVTLKLLNDVFPEPPSEFKLQILPPFYKFPPNLNKLTLANTFLEWEQMHVLGMLPKLEELKLKDNAFTGVMWRLVDGGFRELKALQIWKTDLVYLEAEADHFPSLQHIVLKDCTGLWEIPSSLGNVKTLQTIKLHQTSRTAADSARKIKQQQQESNLKLDIFPSDL, encoded by the coding sequence atGTCTGACGCAGCTGTGGAATTTCTCGTGGAAAACCTCAAACAGCTTGTAGTCGACAATGCTACGTTGTTCAACAATGTGAGGGGCGAAGTTGATCGTCTTATACGCGATCTTCCATTGTTGAAAGCCGTAATTGAGGTCTCGACAGAGAAGGGCATTGAGGATGCTGTCGTGAAAGCGCTGGTGAGTCGCATCAGAGCTGTGACTTTCGAGGCAGAAGATGCCATCGATTGCTATATGGTTGAGGCTACCGTCCAAAAGGGCAAAAAATGGCTCCTGAAAGTGTTCGGGGGCCTGGATCATGCTTCTAAGCTTCGCGAAGTTGCAAACAAGGTTCAAACCATAAAGGAAGAAGTGGACAATAACCAGATGTTACGTGAAGCCCTTCAAAATAGAGACCCTGCTGGCCGAAAAAGGATGGAGAGGAGGCTCCCTGACGTTGAAAAAGACAACGTGGTGGGATTTGACGAAGCGACTACAACGCTAATTGATCGGCTCACCAAAAATACTGAAGACCTACAAGTAATCTCGATCATAGGTATGGGAGGGCTGGGCAAGACAACTCTTGCTGATAAGGTTTATAACGACCCTAGAGTTTCACGTGAATTTACTACTCGTGTCTGGGTTTATGTATCTCAAAGTTGTAGGAGAGACTTGTTCCTTGAAATTCTGAAATATGTAACTCAAGTCACAAGCGCCATGTATACGATGGGTGAAGATGAGTTGGCTGAAGAAGTCCGTCGCAACCTAACTTTGAAATATCTAATTGTTGTGGATGATGTGTGGGAGAAGGAGGACTGGGAAAGCATTAAAGAGGCTTTCCCCAACACAAGAAACGGAAGCAGAATCCTGCTAACGAGTCGAAATTATCCTGTGGCTGTGCATGCCGATCCATTTAGCCAGCCTTACAAGCTGGATTTTCTAACTCATCCTCAGAGTTGGAAGCTGATCCAGAAGAAGGTTTTTGCTGGAGGAGATTGCCCTCAAGAAGACTTGACGGATGTCGGAATTAGAATTGCAATACAATGCAACGGTCTACCACTCGCAGTTGTGGTAATTGCTGGAATGCTTCAAAAGAACATATCCAAGGATGCGTGGGAGACTATAGCTAAAAGTGTCAAAGCATTCCTTGTCAGGAGGGAAGAGGATTTGATGGAAGTACTAGCTCTTAGCTACTATCACTTACCGCCTCACTTGAAAGCATGCTTCCTTTATTTTGGAGTCTTCCCACAAGACTACAAGATCCCATTTTGGATACTGATCCGATTATGGATTGCTGAGAGATTTGTACAAACATGGGAGAATGTATGCTTGGAGGAGATGGCCGAGGAGCACTTGAATGATCTGGTTGAGAGAAACCTATTGTTGGTGGAACAAAGGAGTTTCAGTGGTCAAATCAAAACATGTCGTATTCATGATATGTTGCGCAGTTTGTGCTTGAGAGAAGCCCTAGCAGAGAACTTCTTATTGGAGATCAAAGAGGGTGGGAGTAATTCATCATCTGACTTAGCCCCCGCTGTAAGTACCATCAATCATCGCCTTTGTATTCATTCTGGTGTTTTGAAATACATTGCTACCAAACCTTCTTGGCCCCATGTTCGCTCTTTCTTGTGCTTCGCCAAGGATCAAGTCGATCTACCCCGTGAACTTGTAGGATACATCCCTGACGAGTTTAAATTGCTGAGGGTATATCACATTCGGCCCATTAGTTTTCCCCGATTTCCTAGTGAGATAGAACAATTAGTTCATCTCGCTTATGTTGCCTTCTCCGGTGACTTCAAAACTATTCCTGCTGCTGTGTCCAACCTTCGGAACCTACAAACTCTTATTGCCCACACAACCTCACGCACCACACGCACCATTGACTTTAAAGCAGACATTTGGAAAATGTTAAAGTTGAGGCACCTGCATACAAACAAGCCTAGTCAGTTGCATGACCCTGTAGCAAAAAAAACTAAGGATCATGATAGCCTACAAACCCTTACCACCATCACGCCCCAGAGTTGTACTCAGTGTGTCCTAGGCCAGACCCCATGCCTAAAGAAGCTTGGTATCCGTGGGAAACTAGCCACCCTCCTTGAGGAGAAGGGAGGGTCTCTTTTTGATAACCTTACCACGTTAAAACAACTTGTGACATTGAAGTTGTTGAATGACGTATTCCCTGAGCCTCCTTCTGAATTTAAACTCCAAATACTTCCCCCGTTCTACAAATTCCCACCAAACTTGAACAAGCTAACCTTGGCCAATACCTTTCTTGAGTGGGAGCAAATGCATGTGCTGGGGATGTTGCCAAAACTTGAGGAGCTCAAGTTAAAGGACAACGCGTTCACAGGGGTAATGTGGAGACTAGTCGACGGGGGTTTTCGAGAACTCAAAGCTTTGCAAATTTGGAAGACAGATCTGGTGTACTTGGAGGCCGAAGCTGATCATTTCCCAAGCCTTCAGCACATTGTTCTTAAGGACTGCACGGGGCTATGGGAGATCCCTTCTAGCCTGGGCAATGTAAAAACACTCCAGACAATCAAGCTTCATCAAACATCACGTACTGCTGCAGATTCTGCCAGGAAAATCAAACAGCAGCAGCAAGAAAGCAACCTTAAGCTTGATATCTTCCCATCAGATCTTTGA